Proteins encoded by one window of uncultured Draconibacterium sp.:
- a CDS encoding type IX secretion system membrane protein PorP/SprF has translation MVVLGIFVLLISLRCGAQQDPIFTSYMYNGQIINPAYAGIWEKIGFTTLVRKQWAGINRSPLTEYISFHSPLKNEAVGVGLNIMNDRFGLEQRLTILGDYAYEVYLSRRTRMRLGVKFGFTNYKNPLTEYELYPDDKYDRAFDEDVDLKFLPNFGFGVFIYQDYFYAGFSIPKIVENDLKENFHNYSTSAEVRTIYLNGGYVLPLDPFNYIVFKPTMLVKATWGTPLQVDLAANFMIREKLWLGILGRTGGAVCVTGNWMFSNKFRVGFAMDITTNDIYPYQNGTYEFTFGFDMDFFGRSYLRSRYF, from the coding sequence ATTGTTGTATTAGGGATATTTGTCTTGCTAATATCACTGAGATGTGGTGCACAACAAGATCCTATTTTTACCTCATATATGTATAATGGCCAGATCATTAACCCGGCATATGCAGGTATTTGGGAAAAGATAGGTTTTACCACGTTAGTAAGAAAACAGTGGGCTGGTATAAACCGCTCGCCTCTGACTGAATACATTTCATTTCACTCACCTTTAAAAAACGAAGCTGTTGGTGTTGGTCTTAACATCATGAACGACCGTTTTGGTTTGGAACAGCGTTTAACCATACTTGGTGATTATGCCTACGAAGTATACCTCTCGCGTCGTACACGAATGCGACTGGGTGTGAAATTTGGATTTACCAACTACAAAAATCCACTTACTGAATATGAATTATATCCCGACGACAAATACGACAGAGCTTTTGATGAGGATGTCGATTTAAAATTTTTGCCAAACTTCGGTTTCGGAGTTTTTATTTACCAGGATTACTTTTATGCCGGATTTTCAATACCAAAGATCGTTGAGAACGACCTTAAGGAGAATTTCCATAACTATTCAACCAGTGCCGAGGTGCGCACTATATACCTTAATGGAGGATATGTGCTACCGCTGGATCCATTCAATTATATTGTTTTTAAACCCACAATGTTGGTAAAAGCAACCTGGGGAACCCCACTGCAAGTTGACCTGGCAGCCAATTTTATGATTCGCGAAAAACTATGGCTGGGCATACTCGGACGTACCGGTGGGGCAGTTTGTGTTACCGGTAACTGGATGTTTAGCAATAAGTTCAGGGTTGGATTTGCAATGGATATTACAACGAACGATATATACCCATATCAGAACGGAACGTATGAATTTACTTTCGGTTTCGATATGGACTTTTTTGGACGCAGCTATTTGCGATCCAGATATTTTTAA